In a single window of the Bactrocera dorsalis isolate Fly_Bdor chromosome 2, ASM2337382v1, whole genome shotgun sequence genome:
- the LOC105231816 gene encoding phosphate-regulating neutral endopeptidase PHEX, producing MRKIYKPLLVLLLLQAAQKHIAAKPTVPQYNNATLQLSRGIQMSAYMNGNANPCDNFYNWACGRWAFNHPASAGKNKTSFVGLLEDLYVSKCAAALQEPDSESSNNNGAAATDIYLNNLLKAVFDSCRDTQTIKTVGYAPIWDALNFQIGWPLITDNDWFEDEYDWLKLVVLAKRKFNVDVFIAFDVVTDLQHADKSRIQLGAPTLELEKHANYARYVQNKLQQFFPEMSNAWAQELASQVQQVEKQLGKVLQNVTQEAAPLERYVAELKASYGSFVDLSRYLQLMFDRPINEKVYETPKGYFKNLVDIIRLTPKLTLANYTLWKVLDRFDLGGSKEFCVHKLIDFFPHEMEYFYNRNYEDTELFQELQTMFHTIKYNLNNELQTSPRFSWISPKTLQNLREKLRAMRIEVLQPQEHIGFFQGGIKPANMYPDQYYNNIINLLEWQNEKQLLQLHQAAALLHVPQSSPSYTLKLLPTYNTQTNTIQFPVVFLQPRFFWDTSYPTSIKYGTFGFVLAQQIVRGLSENDSEAGQQKVWDIASELTFVKRSSCFADQPYYSAKEFKGKNVNDRERLKKAFIDNGGLSLAYRLYEKWTQGKSEQDISVLPRLPNKHRQQFFLAYAQLSCADYADEVPEFVDLPEALRVNGAVANLNEFGNAFECGVEHTMKDKCVIF from the coding sequence ATGCGGAAAATTTATAAACCATTATTGGTGCTACTGCTGCTGCAAGCTGCTCAGAAGCACATCGCCGCAAAACCCACAGTGCCACAATACAACAATGCTACACTACAACTCTCGCGTGGCATACAAATGTCGGCATATATGAATGGGAATGCAAATCCGTGCGACAACTTCTACAACTGGGCCTGTGGACGATGGGCGTTTAATCATCCCGCGTCGGCAGGGAAGAACAAAACCTCATTTGTAGGTCTACTGGAGGATTTGTATGTAAGCAAATGTGCCGCAGCGTTGCAGGAGCCTGACAGTGAGAGCAGCAATAATAACGGTGCAGCAGCGACTGATATATACCTGAACAATCTACTGAAGGCGGTCTTCGACTCATGCCGTGATACGCAGACCATTAAGACCGTGGGTTATGCGCCTATTTGGGATGCACTTAATTTTCAAATCGGCTGGCCGCTCATAACCGACAATGATTGGTTCGAAGACGAGTATGATTGGCTCAAACTTGTTGTGTTGGCAAAGCGTAAATTCAATGTGGACGTTTTTATAGCGTTCGACGTAGTAACGGATCTACAGCACGCGGACAAAAGTCGCATACAACTAGGCGCGCCTACTTTAGAGTTGGAGAAACACGCCAACTATGCGCGCTACGTACAAAATAAGCTGCAACAATTCTTTCCCGAAATGAGTAACGCTTGGGCGCAAGAGCTCGCCTCGCAGGTGCAGCAAGTTGAAAAACAGTTGGGCAAGGTATTGCAGAATGTGACACAAGAAGCAGCGCCACTCGAACGCTATGTGGCTGAACTGAAGGCCTCCTACGGCAGTTTTGTAGATTTAAGCCGCTATCTGCAGCTGATGTTCGATCGCCCGATTAACGAAAAGGTTTATGAAACCCCGAAGGGGTATTTCAAAAATCTTGTCGATATCATTAGACTCACACCGAAACTGACGCTAGCCAATTATACGCTCTGGAAGGTTTTGGACCGCTTCGACTTGGGTGGCAGCAAAGAGTTTTGTGTGCACAAATTGATCGACTTTTTTCCACATGAAATGGAGTATTTCTACAACCGCAATTACGAAGATACCGAACTATTCCAAGAGCTACAGACAATGTTCCACACCATCAAATATAACCTAAATAACGAGCTACAAACTTCGCCGCGTTTCAGTTGGATATCGCCAAAGACACTGCAGAACTTACGCGAGAAACTGCGGGCAATGCGCATAGAGGTCTTGCAACCGCAGGAGCATATCGGTTTCTTTCAAGGTGGCATCAAGCCCGCCAACATGTACCCCGATCAATACTACAATAATATCATCAATTTGCTAGAGTGGCAAAATGAAAAGCAATTACTCCAGCTACATCAGGCCGCCGCGTTACTGCATGTACCGCAAAGTAGTCCGTCGTATACGCTAAAGTTGCTGCCCACTTACAATACACAAACGAATACCATACAATTCCCAGTGGTCTTCCTACAGCCACGCTTCTTCTGGGACACCTCGTACCCGACATCCATAAAATATGGCACTTTCGGTTTCGTTTTGGCGCAACAAATTGTACGTGGCCTTAGTGAGAACGACAGCGAAGCTGGTCAACAGAAAGTGTGGGATATTGCCTCCGAATTGACCTTCGTCAAACGTTCCAGCTGTTTTGCTGATCAGCCGTATTATTCAGCGAAAGAgtttaaaggcaaaaatgtaaaCGATCGCGAACGCCTGAAGAAGGCCTTCATAGATAATGGTGGTCTTTCTTTAGCTTATCGCTTGTATGAGAAGTGGACGCAGGGCAAAAGTGAGCAAGACATCAGCGTCTTACCACGTTTGCCAAACAAACATAGACAGCAGTTCTTCCTCGCTTATGCGCAGCTCTCCTGTGCGGATTATGCCGACGAAGTGCCCGAGTTTGTGGACTTACCGGAAGCGTTGCGTGTAAACGGTGCTGTGGCGAACTTAAATGAGTTTGGAAATGCATTTGAATGTGGAGTGGAGCATACGATGAAGGACAAATGCGTTATATTTTAG
- the LOC105231815 gene encoding uncharacterized protein LOC105231815 yields the protein MSARSKLWRGKRCRWLLIGICCTLLPLQTRNAAAITVTPANGGGATNAATNYQQNRNYEDAAAAAVVTAAMHAAALPMAKAATTNDYAKQLPRYYAALTAEVGNANLAAAEPIYRNYYENTDTGGGDKIDAATVILRDHMAQWHLPAASGQPTDESAMTAAGFVPTTMTAAGQHYAESTSAEAVAAAVGHAHAGVDFSTNSARIASNAARSVSDNGAGAAYAYEYPTPKGKIDYEFNGANYQSAGNGDNNGNGAGSGNSADQAAVTIAEGGAHMGAADVYGMYKYDMSEYAQHLQRALTTPNVGGKEAHYAAAVDTESANQGVGAGGSGAYFENHLPSYENYFMPTYQIGQFSNYHSQQAEQELKRRTRGEEPAQLNEQPAKADGVRQEEARTQLRPLTLLDSADDNNVMLQQFKKGANIENYANDRQKLHYFAKQPQLVQEPEQLQPQQQQQQRQEQAQQQYQEQQRLQTHYQQQVQKQTKQQQQQLFKQQQLSQQQQQLQLSHQLRKFPELMHFSLHQHLPRQRQRLATALSKVARPHNPLVLSTRRRRQQRRDATSLQAIGNAGSRSALPTPEQSLVTADGVVKANSNANTNGDTLTLHSRLGNDKRSISENFADISGEPTQYSYARLYPTHVSQLIDDSANEIDDTPNNIDDSDAHNAHSNNSVDNDNEDVDETNRRDQQQHYLAAINHPQVRPYRPHSGALVQQYTLPPITTSERHTPASTAALAGIPLARHVEVTKAIPAIDYERVHVPYNQSVPIHIPQPIITAVPRPYAIRVPVAKTVAVPKVQEVRIPIEKVKPFPVERPVPFIVERRVPYMVEKQVAKPVYYPYPVKVPIVKTIVHKVPRRPHSYTTYQPHSSSYPISLGQYHLQPQSHLESYPLPPVHYAHTEHLG from the coding sequence atgagTGCACGCAGTAAATTGTGGCGCGGCAAACGCTGCAGGTGGCTGCTAATCGGAATTTGTTGCACACTATTACCACTGCAAACACGCAATGCGGCAGCAATAACGGTAACGCCAGCAAACGGTGGCGGCGCGACCAATGCAGCAACTAATTATCAGCAAAATCGTAACTATGAGGATGCAGCGGCAGCGGCTGTAGTGACGGCGGCCATGCACGCAGCCGCATTGCCAATggcgaaagcagcaacaacaaatgattaCGCAAAACAATTGCCGCGCTATTATGCAGCGCTAACGGCCGAGGTAGGCAATGCGAATTTGGCTGCCGCAGAGCCGATTTATCGAAATTATTATGAGAACACCGACACCGGTGGCGGTGATAAAATCGATGCGGCAACGGTGATTTTACGCGACCACATGGCACAATGGCACTTGCCAGCTGCCAGCGGCCAGCCAACAGATGAGTCAGCAATGACAGCAGCTGGATTTGTGCCAACTACAATGACTGCTGCCGGGCAACATTATGCTGAAAGCACGAGCGCCGAAGCCGTAGCGGCGGCGGTAGGGCACGCGCATGCAGGCGTTGACTTTTCAACAAACAGTGCGCGCATCGCTAGCAATGCGGCGCGCAGTGTGAGTGATAATGGCGCTGGCGCTGCCTACGCATATGAGTATCCGACGCCCAAAGGCAAAATTGATTACGAATTCAATGGAGCTAATTACCAGAGTGCCGGTAACGGTGACAATAACGGTAATGGTGCTGGTAGTGGTAATAGTGCAGATCAAGCGGCTGTAACAATAGCTGAGGGCGGTGCGCATATGGGCGCAGCTGATGTGTATGGCATGTACAAATATGATATGAGCGAATATGCGCAGCACTTGCAACGCGCACTGACAACGCCCAATGTGGGCGGCAAAGAGGCGCATTATGCGGCGGCTGTTGATACCGAAAGTGCCAATCAGGGCGTTGGAGCCGGCGGCAGCGGCGCATATTTCGAGAATCATTTGCCGAgctatgaaaattattttatgcccACTTACCAGATTGGACAATTTTCCAATTACCACAGCCAGCAGGCGGAGCAGGAGCTGAAGCGGCGTACACGCGGAGAAGAGCCGGCGCAACTAAATGAACAGCCCGCGAAGGCGGATGGAGTGCGACAGGAGGAGGCGCGAACACAATTACGACCATTGACGCTACTCGACAGCGCCGATGACAACAATGTGATGTTGCAGCAATTTAAAAAAGGCGCGAATATCGAAAATTATGCAAATGACAGGCAAAAATTGCATTACTTTGCCAAACAACCGCAACTGGTGCAGGAGCCGGAGCAGCTgcagccacagcaacaacaacagcaacgacaaGAGCAAGCGcagcaacaatatcaagagCAACAGCGCTTGCAGACGCACTACCAACAACAAGTACAGAAGCAAacgaaacaacagcaacaacaactattcaAGCAGCAACAACtctcacaacaacagcaacaattgcaGCTGTCACATCAGCTACGCAAATTTCCCGAGCTGATGCATTTCTCGCTGCATCAGCACTTGCCACGTCAACGACAACGGCTTGCAACAGCGCTTTCGAAAGTAGCGCGGCCGCACAACCCACTCGTGCTATCCACGCGTCGTCGCCGTCAGCAAAGGCGTGATGCCACGTCGCTGCAGGCGATTGGCAACGCTGGCAGCCGAAGCGCGCTACCAACGCCGGAGCAATCGCTTGTGACTGCTGATGGTGTGGTGAAAGCCAACAGCAACGCCAATACAAATGGCGACACACTCACGTTGCACAGTCGACTGGGCAATGACAAAAGAAGCATCAGCGAAAACTTTGCGGATATCAGCGGCGAACCCACACAATATTCCTATGCGCGCCTCTACCCAACGCATGTGTCACAGCTCATCGATGACAGCGCAAATGAAATTGATGACACGCCTAACAATATCGACGACAGCGACGCGCACAACgcgcacagcaacaacagcgtTGACAACGACAACGAGGACGTGGACGAGACCAACCGCCGTGACCAACAGCAACATTACCTCGCAgccatcaaccatccacaagtCAGGCCATATCGCCCACACAGCGGCGCTTTAGTGCAACAATACACATTGCCACCCATCACAACTTCGGAACGGCATACGCCAGCCAGCACCGCCGCTCTGGCCGGCATACCACTCGCACGTCACGTGGAGGTGACCAAGGCTATTCCCGCCATCGATTACGAACGCGTTCACGTACCGTACAATCAAAGCGTTCCCATACACATACCACAGCCCATTATCACAGCCGTACCACGGCCCTACGCCATACGCGTGCCCGTTGCGAAAACTGTTGCCGTGCCGAAGGTGCAGGAGGTGCGCATACCGATAGAGAAGGTGAAACCGTTTCCTGTGGAACGTCCCGTGCCTTTTATTGTGGAGCGACGCGTTCCCTACATGGTTGAAAAGCAAGTGGCAAAGCCAGTTTACTATCCTTATCCCGTTAAGGTACCCATAGTAAAGACCATCGTGCACAAAGTGCCGCGTCGACCTCACAGCTATACCACATATCAGCCACATTCGAGCTCTTATCCGATCTCTTTGGGTCAATACCATTTGCAGCCGCAGTCACATTTGGAGTCGTACCCGCTACCCCCCGTTCATTATGCGCATACGGAGCATTTGGGTTGA